A genomic stretch from Aquificaceae bacterium includes:
- a CDS encoding nitrous oxide reductase family maturation protein NosD, with translation MLGFVFSVIVVCSECEFKDLQSAINSARDWDRIVVKSGTYKGPVTVDRRVELIGEREPVLDGEGKHQVLTIRADDVRVEGFVIKNSGMSYSEDIAGLKVINSRNCVIKNNRFLNNFFALYLERVSGCLVEGNNIVGFAKTEGSSGNGIHAWSSEGLIIRKNFIKGHRDGIYFEFVKDSLIEGNRSEYNLRYGLHFMFSNDDVYRNNHFYKNGAGVAVMYSRNIGMEGNIFERNEGLANYGLLLKDITDSKLYKNKFMNNTHGAYLEGCNRTTFEENLFENNGWAVRIYANSEDNLFRRNSFIGNAFDVSTNTLSYFRNTFEGNYYDRYEGYDLDRDGYGDLPYRPVSFIAFLFEKYPLTLILYESFLARLLDAMEKLIPLLNPEALVDKKPLMVKP, from the coding sequence ATAGTTGTAAAGTCTGGAACATACAAGGGACCCGTAACGGTTGACAGAAGGGTTGAACTTATCGGTGAAAGGGAACCCGTCCTTGACGGTGAGGGAAAACATCAGGTGTTGACCATAAGGGCGGACGATGTAAGGGTGGAGGGGTTTGTAATAAAAAACTCGGGCATGTCCTACAGCGAGGATATAGCTGGGCTGAAGGTTATAAATTCAAGGAATTGTGTTATAAAAAACAACAGATTTTTAAATAACTTCTTTGCCCTTTACCTTGAAAGGGTCTCGGGCTGTCTCGTGGAAGGTAATAACATAGTGGGCTTTGCAAAGACGGAGGGGTCTTCGGGCAATGGCATACATGCATGGAGCTCGGAAGGATTGATAATAAGAAAAAACTTTATAAAGGGCCATAGAGACGGCATATACTTTGAGTTTGTTAAGGATAGCCTTATAGAGGGTAATAGAAGTGAGTATAACCTGAGGTATGGTCTTCACTTTATGTTTTCCAACGATGATGTTTACAGGAATAACCACTTTTACAAAAATGGTGCTGGTGTTGCGGTCATGTATTCAAGAAACATAGGTATGGAGGGGAATATATTTGAAAGGAATGAGGGTCTTGCGAATTACGGGCTTCTGCTGAAGGACATAACTGACAGTAAGCTCTACAAAAACAAGTTTATGAACAACACACACGGTGCCTACCTTGAAGGTTGTAACAGAACCACCTTTGAGGAAAACCTTTTTGAAAACAACGGATGGGCAGTCAGGATATACGCCAACAGTGAGGATAACCTATTTAGAAGAAACTCGTTCATAGGCAACGCCTTTGATGTATCCACCAACACCCTTTCCTACTTCAGGAATACCTTTGAGGGTAATTACTACGACAGGTATGAAGGCTATGACTTGGACAGGGATGGATATGGCGACCTGCCTTACAGACCTGTATCCTTCATAGCCTTTCTTTTTGAAAAGTATCCCCTGACCCTCATACTGTATGAGAGCTTTCTTGCGCGTCTTCTGGATGCTATGGAAAAGCTCATACCTTTGCTTAATCCAGAGGCACTTGTAGATAAAAAACCCCTCATGGTGAAGCCGTGA
- a CDS encoding ABC transporter ATP-binding protein produces the protein MIKLEGIYKSFGKRVFFDNLNLEFEAGKTTALLGPNGSGKTTLVKTILGLVIPERGRITFDGKEVGSDGFYKRLIGYMPQVPEFPENLTPKEIVAMVEDLREEKAKRLEEMLQLLRLEGEMNKRFVNLSGGTKQKVGALVALAFDPPILVLDEPLVGLDPITAFRLKKFILEEKQKGKTILYISHIMSEVEELADHVVFITEGKIIFQGSLEELKSSTGKDRVEEAVLCLLS, from the coding sequence GTGATAAAACTTGAGGGTATATATAAGTCCTTTGGAAAAAGGGTTTTCTTTGACAACTTGAACCTTGAATTTGAGGCTGGCAAGACAACCGCCCTGCTTGGACCAAACGGTTCAGGAAAAACTACCCTTGTAAAAACCATACTTGGACTGGTCATACCTGAGAGGGGAAGAATCACCTTTGATGGTAAAGAGGTAGGGAGCGATGGCTTTTATAAAAGGCTGATAGGCTACATGCCACAAGTTCCAGAATTTCCAGAAAACCTCACACCAAAGGAGATTGTGGCTATGGTGGAGGACCTGAGAGAAGAAAAGGCAAAAAGGCTTGAAGAAATGCTTCAGCTTCTAAGGCTAGAGGGGGAAATGAACAAAAGGTTTGTAAACCTCTCCGGAGGCACAAAGCAGAAGGTTGGTGCTCTCGTAGCTTTAGCCTTTGACCCACCCATACTCGTTCTGGATGAACCTCTTGTGGGGCTTGATCCCATAACCGCCTTCAGGCTAAAAAAATTCATACTTGAGGAAAAGCAAAAGGGTAAAACCATACTTTACATATCCCACATAATGTCAGAGGTTGAAGAGCTCGCAGACCATGTAGTTTTCATCACGGAGGGCAAAATAATCTTTCAGGGCAGTCTTGAAGAATTGAAAAGCTCCACTGGAAAAGATAGAGTTGAGGAGGCCGTGCTTTGTTTGCTAAGTTGA
- a CDS encoding NosY protein, with translation MFAKLIKYELYDLFKSKWIVGLFLFYLLVTYVLLELGRDFKKALISHNNLSLITLTLFSLLLSTNYLYNNKNFIEFVLTQPVKRSSLFVSLAVSLSIAIAIGFSLGSFLPFYYHFGIVPLYIKTITFNLLLIPLFVLSGLLIAILIEDKLKGLGLVLLLWLFSSTLYDGIILYLILIFSDYPVEKVLLFLTLANPIDLIRLVALMETGLYEVMGFAGKWVAKYLRELWFLPALLSLFYTFILLLLGLYTFRKKDF, from the coding sequence TTGTTTGCTAAGTTGATAAAGTATGAGCTTTATGACCTTTTCAAGAGTAAATGGATTGTAGGCCTATTCCTCTTTTACTTACTCGTGACCTATGTTCTGCTTGAGCTGGGAAGAGACTTTAAAAAGGCACTAATAAGCCACAACAACCTTTCTCTCATCACCCTTACCCTTTTTTCCCTGCTTCTATCTACTAACTACCTTTATAACAACAAAAACTTTATAGAATTTGTGCTTACACAACCCGTAAAAAGAAGCTCCTTATTTGTCTCCCTCGCGGTAAGCCTTAGTATAGCGATTGCAATAGGCTTCTCTCTTGGCTCATTTCTGCCCTTCTACTATCACTTTGGAATTGTGCCCCTCTACATAAAAACCATAACCTTTAATCTTTTGCTTATACCCCTCTTTGTGCTATCTGGACTGCTGATCGCTATCCTTATAGAAGATAAACTCAAAGGACTTGGACTTGTGCTCCTCCTTTGGCTTTTTTCCTCCACCCTTTATGATGGCATAATACTTTACCTTATTCTTATTTTCTCCGATTACCCAGTTGAGAAAGTTCTTCTTTTCCTAACACTTGCAAACCCCATTGACCTTATAAGACTCGTAGCCCTCATGGAGACAGGTCTTTATGAAGTTATGGGTTTTGCGGGAAAATGGGTTGCAAAGTATCTCAGAGAACTTTGGTTTCTGCCCGCCCTTCTTTCACTTTTTTACACCTTCATACTGCTATTGCTTGGTCTTTATACCTTCAGAAAAAAAGACTTTTAG
- a CDS encoding c-type cytochrome, whose product MWFFLLILLVFSCGEPAVQREVKKKEPEATKVKELFRSKGCTDCHDRRVPLVGPPFLEIARRYRGQKDAEDVLLKSLKEGSCRKWKARWECMPPQRLEEAEARAMVRWILNLTSEKESFQ is encoded by the coding sequence ATGTGGTTTTTTCTCCTGATATTATTGGTTTTCTCCTGTGGAGAGCCTGCAGTTCAAAGAGAAGTAAAGAAAAAGGAGCCTGAAGCAACAAAAGTTAAAGAGCTCTTTAGGTCAAAAGGCTGTACAGACTGTCACGACAGAAGAGTTCCTCTTGTAGGTCCTCCTTTTCTGGAAATAGCCAGAAGATACAGAGGACAGAAGGATGCGGAAGATGTTCTTCTGAAAAGCCTGAAGGAAGGTTCCTGCAGAAAATGGAAGGCAAGGTGGGAATGCATGCCTCCTCAGAGGCTTGAAGAGGCTGAGGCAAGGGCAATGGTAAGATGGATACTCAACCTCACCTCAGAGAAAGAAAGCTTCCAGTAG